A genome region from Hippopotamus amphibius kiboko isolate mHipAmp2 chromosome 1, mHipAmp2.hap2, whole genome shotgun sequence includes the following:
- the GJB4 gene encoding LOW QUALITY PROTEIN: gap junction beta-4 protein (The sequence of the model RefSeq protein was modified relative to this genomic sequence to represent the inferred CDS: inserted 2 bases in 1 codon), with amino-acid sequence MVCQSHLNEGAHFQVLPGLVTPGARSSTQGTKATVSMNWAFLQDILSGVSKCPTALGRIWLPVVXVFHVLVHVVAAEEVWGDEQKDVICSTRQPGCPNICYDESFSVSHRCLWALQLILVTCPSLLVVMHVAYRQMHEQKPRLKHSPDAPSLYDNPDKKQGGLWWTYLLSLLFKAAVDAGFLYIFHRLYQDYDVPRMVARSESPSPHAVGCHISRPTEKVSRYLVVATAVHCILLNLSEVTYLVGKRCLETLGFRRQGSRRQAHLPETCPPYALSQG; translated from the exons ATGGTTTGCCAATCACACCTTAATGAAGGTGCCCATTTCCAGGTTCTCCCAGGCCTTGTGACCCCCGGGGCTAGATCATCCACACAAGGAACCAAGGCCACAGTCAGCATGAACTGGGCGTTCCTGCAGGACATCCTGAGCGGGGTGAGCAAGTGCCCCACAGCGCTGGGCCGCATCTGGCTGCCGGTGGT TGTCTTCCACGTGCTGGTGCACGTGGTGGCAGCCGAGGAGGTGTGGGGCGACGAGCAGAAGGACGTCATCTGCAGCACCCGCCAGCCGGGCTGCCCCAACATCTGCTATGATGAGTCCTTCTCCGTGTCCCACAGGTGCCTCTGGGCCCTGCAGCTCATCCTGGTCACATGCCCCTCGCTGCTCGTGGTCATGCACGTGGCCTACCGCCAGATGCATGAGCAGAAGCCCCGcctgaagcacagccctgacgcCCCATCCCTATATGACAACCCGGACAAGAAGCAGGGTGGGCTCTGGTGGACGTACTTGCTGAGTCTCCTCTTCAAGGCGGCTGTCGACGCTGGCTTCCTCTACATCTTCCACCGTCTCTACCAGGACTATGACGTGCCCCGCATGGTGGCCCGCTCCGAGTCGCCGAGCCCCCACGCTGTGGGCTGTCACATCTCCCGGCCCACGGAGAAGGTCTCCAGGTACCTCGTGGTGGCCACGGCCGTGCACTGCATCCTGCTTAACCTCAGTGAGGTCACCTACCTGGTGGGCAAGAGGTGCCTGGAGACCCTCGGTTTCAGACGCCAGGGATCTCGGCGCCAGGCTCACCTGCCCGAGACATGCCCACCGTATGCCCTCTCCCAGGGGTAG
- the LOC130834390 gene encoding gap junction beta-5 protein-like has protein sequence MNWGVFEGLLSGANKYSTAFGRVWLSLVFIFRVLVYVVAAERVWGDDHKDFDCDTRQPGCSNVCFDAFFPVSHVRLWALQLILVTCPSLLVVMHVAYREAQEKKHREAAGKDGRRLYPDPGKKRGGLWWTYVCSLVFKAGVDATFLYVFHSIYPRYTLPRVVKCHVAPCPNAVDCYISKPAEKNIFTLFMVITAVICILLNLVELAYLVSKRCRECLAARKAQATSQGHHLDWATSSSKQDDLLSGDLIFLGSDAPPPLLSDHPRDHVKKTVL, from the coding sequence ATGAACTGGGGGGTCTTCGAGGGGCTCCTGAGCGGAGCCAACAAGTACTCCACAGCCTTCGGGCGCGTCTGGCTGTCCCTGGTGTTCATCTTCCGTGTGCTGGTGTACGTGGTGGCCGCGGAGCGCGTGTGGGGGGACGACCACAAGGACTTCGACTGCGACACCCGCCAGCCGGGCTGCTCCAACGTGTGCTTCGACGCATTCTTCCCCGTGTCCCACGTGCGCCTCTGGGCCCTGCAGCTCATCCTGGTCACGTGCCCCTCGCTGCTCGTGGTCATGCACGTGGCCTACCGTGAGGCCCAGGAGAAGAAGCACCGAGAGGCAGCGGGGAAGGACGGCAGGCGCCTCTACCCGGACCCCGGCAAGAAGCGGGGCGGGCTCTGGTGGACGTATGTCTGCAGCCTGGTGTTCAAGGCTGGTGTGGATGCCACCTTCCTCTACGTGTTCCACTCGATCTACCCCAGATACACCCTCCCTCGCGTGGTCAAGTGCCACGTGGCTCCGTGTCCCAACGCGGTGGACTGCTACATCTCCAAGCCCGCGGAGAAGAACATCTTCACTCTCTTCATGGTGATCACGGCCGTCATTTGCATCCTGCTTAACCTGGTGGAGCTGGCTTACCTGGTGAGCAAGAGGTGCCGGGAGTGCCTGGCGGCCAGGAAAGCCCAGGCCACGAGCCAGGGCCACCACCTGGACTGGGCCACCTCTTCCTCCAAACAGGACGACCTCCTCTCGGGTGACCTCATCTTTCTGGGCTCAGACGCTCCCCCTCCTCTCTTATCAGACCACCCTCGAGACCACGTGAAGAAAACCGTCCTGTGA